From the genome of Leifsonia sp. 1010:
TTCCTCGACGCGCTGACCCGCAGCGCGCACGGCGACCACCCGCTGCAGAACCCGCCCGTCAACCGGCGCTGAACCGGCCGGCGCTGACCCGGCCGGCGCTGAGCCGCATCCCTCGCCCCACTCCCTGCAGGAAAGACGCATGACCGACACCGCTTCGCACCGCCCGCCCGCCTCCGCCGTCGCCCTCGCGTCGGCCCTGCAGGAGCTGGCGCGCGCCGACCGGCTGCTGCTCGCCCTCGACTTCGACGGGACGCTGGCCCCCTTCGTGGATGTGCCGCGCGGCGCCCGCGCGCTTCCGGAGTCGAAGGCCGCGCTCGACCGCCTCGAGCACTTGCCGGACACCTGGGTCGCGTACGTTTCCGGTCGCCCGCTGTCGAGCCTCGAAACCGTGACGGAGGCGGACGAGGACGCGCTGCTGATCGGCTCGCACGGCGTCGAGATCCGCTTCGGCCGCGACGGCGTCTCCCTCGACCTGAGCCCGGAGGAGCAGGAGACCCTGGCCCGGCTGGGCGAGGCGCTGCAGGCGCTCGTGGACGACATCCCCGACACCAAGCTCGAGACCAAGCCGGTCGGCTTCGGCGTGCACTACCGACTCGTGGCCGCCGAGCGCGGACCGGAGGTCGTCGCCCGCGCCCGCGAGGCCGCGGCGTCGGTCAGCGATAGCCTCACCATCCGCGACGGCAAGGACATCATCGAGTTCTCCGTCCGCGGCGCGAACAAGGGCGACGGCGTCGAGCGCCTGCGCGAGTACACGCACGCGACCGCGGTGCTGTTCGCCGGCGACGACGTGACCGACGAGGACGGCTTCGCGGTGCTGCGCCCCGAGCACGGCGACGTCGGCATCAAGGTCGGGACGGGTGAGACGGCCGCGCAGTACCGCGTCGCGGACGAGCGCGCGATCGCCACCCTGCTGGGCCTGCTGGCCCAGGCGCGCGAGGCGCGCGTGAACTCGTCCACAGACTGACGCCTTCGCGAGCTCTCCCCAGGCAGGGGACGCATGGTCGGAGCGGCATTCGAGACGTCCTAGAGTTGTTCCATGCCAGAAGTCGATTGGAAGCCGCGTTCGCGCGTCGTCACGGACGGGATCGAAGCCACCACCAGCCGCGGGATGCTCCGCGCCGTCGGCATGGGTGACGAAGACTGGGAGAAGCCGCAGATCGGCATCGCCAGCTCGTGGAACGAGATCACCCCCT
Proteins encoded in this window:
- the otsB gene encoding trehalose-phosphatase translates to MTDTASHRPPASAVALASALQELARADRLLLALDFDGTLAPFVDVPRGARALPESKAALDRLEHLPDTWVAYVSGRPLSSLETVTEADEDALLIGSHGVEIRFGRDGVSLDLSPEEQETLARLGEALQALVDDIPDTKLETKPVGFGVHYRLVAAERGPEVVARAREAAASVSDSLTIRDGKDIIEFSVRGANKGDGVERLREYTHATAVLFAGDDVTDEDGFAVLRPEHGDVGIKVGTGETAAQYRVADERAIATLLGLLAQAREARVNSSTD